One Ardenticatenales bacterium DNA segment encodes these proteins:
- a CDS encoding GAF domain-containing protein, with protein MDTDKFPVLVIAAEDVAAGVVAALPASRWTVTVAAEPNALAAWQNAQEYAAVLAAAALWSPEVTAWPVPAEQPRKPLILLGVPQAEPPPIERYVLTAQTPLIASLPPDSGGLYRAALPPLLTHLVACWHLLTRQETLTHALRQAQTQIESLLEITRQRQSEELTVLHTIATVCAQANDENVLIEQVTQIIGDNFYPDNFGFMLLDENASLLRTHSSYRLSEEYELKTVAIGQGVTGTVALTGESLRLDDVAQFPSYLCGDRRTRSEVCVPLKIGQRVLGVINAESAALGAFTAADERLLATLASQFAIAIERLRRESSERYQTQQLAIIYEVGKQVSAILDQGELMNEVARLLAERMNYYNAAIALVEGDTLCFRAGYGGYTDDGGFISDNNPLIAQSIYNEALQEGKTLLIQDVDTLPDFEPYYRLPHIRAVLGVPLRVQGQSIGLLTVSSNQAYGLTPGDASLLEILADQVGAAMRNARLYGETQRQMRELTGLYETALATGGVLSQEALFLRLYEQARDLLSPDIFLAVVYLENSEELEIIVAVEEGTPIDEWQGWRLPLAAGGLTGWMMQQKRPLLVADMETALLPREPRRIRRPVRSWLGVPLVVRDWVIGAFSLQSFRPNAFTLADQRFVESMANQVSMALQNARLFEETNHRARQLAILNGLAHETSSLMGVDEIATLVTGRLVYAFGYLMAAVYLVDEERGDLCLRGIAGIHAPHLQPLSLHYPIAPLDDLSDNLSRVFHSGNPVRINQPAPTPDGGGAQIILPLKSGDQVIGVLQIDDLQSNSFDESDLALLTAVADQLAVVIEKARLLRETQRRANELEALTQISTALRAARTVDEILPVIVSRSISLINGSQSSIYLIEPETHQLVLRARHPQTLPPMALRQSINQGITGYVARTGKVHITQDLHRDPLLRVSAGEVQALSSLVTMISLPLRAEAEIIGVMHLGLEMEHTFTKEELRILTAIAEIAGSAIYRAVVMETLEYYVALRTQELAQANERLQEMDRLKSKFVADVSHELRTPIANLLLYLDLLERGAVEKRDRYLSVLQEEARRLTKIIDPILNFSQLNLDGDSLDLAPLDLNPIVWQVVDRYLPASRNKGLTLRFEADDNLPRVNGNVERLVSVVTNLVANAVNYSSRGQIQVKTFCMGESHVCLQVQDEGVGISPHDRPHLFEGFYRGEQASQSNTPGSGLGLTIVREVVQQHGGYVEVQSEPGRGALFQVVLPAFQQTRKMPA; from the coding sequence ATGGACACAGATAAATTCCCTGTTCTTGTGATTGCGGCGGAGGATGTCGCGGCGGGTGTGGTGGCGGCGCTGCCGGCATCTCGTTGGACCGTAACCGTGGCCGCCGAACCAAACGCGCTTGCCGCCTGGCAAAACGCGCAGGAATATGCCGCCGTCCTCGCCGCCGCCGCCCTTTGGTCGCCCGAGGTCACTGCCTGGCCCGTGCCCGCCGAACAACCACGCAAACCCCTCATCCTCCTGGGCGTCCCCCAGGCGGAACCGCCCCCTATCGAAAGATACGTTCTCACGGCACAAACCCCCCTGATCGCCTCCCTGCCGCCTGATTCCGGCGGCCTGTATCGTGCCGCGCTGCCTCCACTGCTTACCCACCTCGTGGCCTGCTGGCATTTGCTGACACGGCAGGAAACCTTGACGCACGCCCTGCGCCAGGCGCAGACCCAAATTGAAAGCCTGCTGGAAATCACGCGGCAGCGACAGTCGGAAGAACTGACGGTGCTGCACACTATCGCCACCGTTTGCGCCCAGGCTAACGACGAAAACGTCCTGATTGAACAGGTAACGCAAATCATAGGCGACAACTTCTACCCCGACAATTTCGGGTTTATGCTTCTGGACGAAAACGCCAGTTTGCTGCGGACGCATTCCTCCTATCGCCTGAGCGAGGAATATGAACTGAAAACGGTCGCCATCGGGCAGGGCGTTACGGGAACCGTGGCCCTCACGGGAGAATCCCTGCGCCTGGATGACGTGGCGCAATTTCCCAGCTACCTTTGCGGCGATAGACGCACGCGCTCGGAAGTGTGCGTGCCGTTGAAAATCGGGCAGCGGGTGCTGGGCGTGATCAATGCCGAAAGCGCCGCTCTGGGCGCTTTCACCGCTGCTGACGAACGTCTTCTGGCTACCCTGGCCAGCCAGTTCGCCATCGCCATCGAACGGCTGCGCCGCGAAAGCAGCGAAAGGTACCAGACGCAGCAGTTAGCCATTATTTACGAAGTGGGCAAACAGGTCAGCGCAATTCTGGATCAAGGCGAATTGATGAACGAAGTTGCGCGCCTGCTTGCGGAAAGGATGAACTACTACAACGCCGCCATTGCTTTAGTTGAGGGAGACACGCTCTGTTTTCGCGCCGGTTATGGTGGTTATACGGATGATGGTGGCTTCATTTCTGACAATAACCCATTGATTGCGCAGAGCATTTACAATGAAGCGCTGCAAGAGGGGAAGACGCTGCTGATTCAGGATGTGGACACGCTGCCAGATTTTGAGCCTTATTATCGCCTGCCCCACATTCGCGCCGTTTTGGGCGTGCCCCTGCGTGTACAAGGGCAGAGCATTGGCCTGCTCACGGTCAGTAGCAATCAGGCTTACGGCCTCACGCCTGGGGATGCGTCCTTGCTGGAGATTTTGGCGGACCAGGTGGGCGCTGCCATGCGCAATGCCCGGCTTTATGGGGAAACACAGCGGCAAATGCGGGAACTGACGGGACTGTATGAGACGGCGCTGGCGACCGGGGGTGTCCTCAGCCAGGAGGCGCTGTTTTTGCGGCTATATGAACAGGCCAGAGATCTGCTCAGCCCGGATATTTTTCTGGCCGTCGTTTACCTGGAAAACAGCGAGGAGTTGGAGATCATCGTCGCTGTTGAGGAGGGGACGCCTATTGATGAGTGGCAGGGTTGGCGGTTGCCGCTGGCGGCGGGGGGATTGACGGGTTGGATGATGCAGCAGAAGCGACCGCTGCTGGTTGCGGATATGGAAACGGCATTGCTACCACGCGAACCGCGCCGCATTCGGCGCCCCGTGCGCTCCTGGCTGGGCGTCCCGCTGGTTGTGCGTGATTGGGTGATAGGGGCTTTTTCGTTGCAATCATTTCGCCCTAACGCTTTTACGCTGGCGGATCAGCGGTTTGTGGAGTCGATGGCGAACCAGGTGTCAATGGCGCTGCAAAATGCGCGGTTGTTTGAGGAGACGAATCATCGTGCGCGCCAACTGGCGATTCTGAACGGTTTGGCACATGAGACGAGCAGCCTGATGGGGGTTGATGAGATCGCGACATTGGTGACGGGTCGCCTGGTGTATGCGTTTGGGTATTTGATGGCGGCGGTTTATCTGGTCGATGAAGAACGGGGGGATTTGTGTTTGCGCGGGATTGCCGGCATTCACGCGCCCCACCTGCAACCCCTTTCCTTGCACTACCCCATTGCCCCACTTGATGACCTGTCGGACAATCTCAGCCGCGTTTTTCACAGTGGCAATCCCGTTCGCATCAATCAACCCGCGCCTACGCCGGACGGTGGCGGCGCGCAAATCATCCTGCCATTGAAGTCGGGCGACCAGGTCATTGGCGTGCTGCAAATTGACGATTTACAGTCCAATTCTTTTGACGAGAGCGACCTGGCCCTGCTTACGGCCGTCGCCGATCAGTTGGCCGTTGTTATCGAGAAAGCGCGTCTGCTCAGAGAAACCCAGCGACGCGCCAACGAACTAGAAGCCCTGACGCAAATCTCCACCGCCTTGCGCGCCGCGCGCACCGTGGATGAAATTTTGCCCGTGATTGTGTCGCGCTCCATTAGCCTGATCAATGGCTCGCAGAGTTCTATTTATCTCATTGAGCCAGAGACCCATCAATTGGTGCTGCGGGCGCGCCATCCGCAAACCCTCCCCCCGATGGCGCTGCGCCAATCTATTAACCAGGGAATTACGGGATACGTAGCCCGCACGGGCAAGGTGCATATTACGCAAGACTTGCACCGCGATCCTTTGTTGCGCGTGTCCGCGGGAGAGGTGCAGGCGCTGAGTAGTCTGGTAACGATGATCAGCCTGCCATTGCGCGCCGAGGCGGAAATTATCGGCGTAATGCACCTGGGGTTGGAGATGGAGCACACGTTTACGAAGGAAGAACTGCGCATCCTTACGGCCATTGCGGAAATTGCGGGCAGCGCGATCTATCGTGCCGTGGTCATGGAGACGCTGGAGTATTACGTGGCTTTGCGCACGCAGGAGTTGGCGCAGGCGAATGAGCGTCTGCAGGAAATGGACCGTTTGAAGTCGAAATTCGTGGCGGATGTGTCGCACGAACTGCGGACGCCGATTGCCAATTTGCTGCTTTATCTTGATTTGTTGGAGCGTGGCGCAGTGGAAAAACGGGATCGCTACCTTTCTGTTTTGCAGGAAGAGGCGCGGCGATTGACGAAGATTATCGATCCGATTCTCAATTTTTCGCAACTGAACCTGGATGGTGACAGCCTGGACCTGGCTCCGCTCGATCTGAATCCTATTGTGTGGCAGGTTGTGGATCGTTATTTGCCGGCATCGCGGAACAAGGGCCTGACGTTGCGATTTGAGGCGGATGACAATTTGCCGCGCGTGAATGGGAATGTGGAGCGGTTGGTTAGCGTGGTGACGAATCTGGTGGCAAATGCCGTGAATTACTCGTCTCGGGGCCAAATTCAGGTGAAGACGTTTTGCATGGGGGAGTCCCACGTATGCCTGCAAGTGCAGGATGAGGGTGTCGGCATTTCGCCGCATGATCGCCCACACTTGTTCGAGGGGTTTTATCGCGGGGAGCAGGCGAGCCAGTCGAATACGCCTGGTTCCGGGCTGGGGTTGACGATCGTGCGAGAAGTGGTACAACAACACGGGGGATACGTTGAGGTACAGAGTGAACCCGGGCGAGGGGCGCTGTTTCAGGTTGTGTTGCCGGCATTTCAGCAGACGCGGAAAATGCCGGCATAA
- a CDS encoding GAF domain-containing protein, whose protein sequence is MTTIENATQSQADEQSAAEQHLLSRILRLLNAASHVQAVFPQIFDHLSAILGCTVGSLALIDDEQGVTFITHAQSHAQTLGARILARDSAAGNDILNGRIHLTPDLARETDFVVEEGLFAVGIRSRINLPLTVENHVLGSLNIGWDRLYGWRDEQLPLLRQVAEIMALAVSKMRLYEDAMGRAGQMVALEAFSRALRLTHSLAETRRIVLNESVAFFQAQDAAIFYPQEGTQTMSIVAAQGVFELLKDMPIYLERSICGLVFRTGQPYRTGFLLQDPLAQADAVALLGNDERAMICAPLRIEQNIVGVMLIARYSDQPFSVDDERSLMAMAEIAGSALHRAAVLDTLEERVRARTQELAQANERLQELDHMKSRFIHDVSHELRTPISNLGLYLHLLAEGAPEKRAHYVSVLQKQVLRLSQLVEDVLQISRLDRDREMAFDWVNLPEMADRVARQFEEKNVVDAPLRVKIDATPINVWGSANLLAEMLGHLINNAIAYTPQGEIHVHAGYDAGRQQAFIRVADTGMGIPPEDMPHLFQRFYRGRRASQSHIRGSGLGLAIAKEIVDRHQGNIEVDSHVDTGSTFTVWLPTTARQQNKQQPTVNGQPK, encoded by the coding sequence ATGACAACGATTGAAAACGCAACACAGAGCCAGGCAGACGAACAAAGCGCCGCGGAACAGCACCTTCTTAGCCGGATATTGCGCCTGCTCAACGCCGCCTCCCACGTACAAGCTGTCTTCCCCCAGATATTTGACCATTTGAGCGCCATTCTGGGCTGCACCGTAGGCTCGCTCGCCCTTATCGATGATGAACAGGGCGTCACCTTCATCACCCACGCTCAGAGCCACGCACAAACACTTGGCGCGCGAATTCTGGCGCGGGATTCGGCGGCCGGGAATGACATTCTCAATGGTCGGATTCATCTCACGCCCGATCTCGCGCGCGAAACGGATTTTGTCGTGGAAGAAGGGCTTTTCGCCGTCGGCATTCGCTCACGCATCAACCTGCCCCTCACCGTAGAGAACCACGTATTGGGATCATTGAACATTGGCTGGGACAGGCTTTACGGCTGGCGAGATGAGCAACTACCACTGCTGCGCCAGGTGGCGGAGATCATGGCTCTGGCGGTCTCAAAAATGCGCTTATATGAAGATGCAATGGGCCGCGCCGGGCAGATGGTTGCCCTGGAAGCCTTTTCTCGCGCCTTGCGCCTGACCCATTCTTTGGCCGAAACCCGCCGTATTGTGCTGAATGAATCAGTTGCTTTCTTCCAGGCGCAGGATGCGGCCATCTTCTATCCCCAAGAAGGGACCCAGACAATGTCTATTGTCGCCGCGCAGGGGGTATTCGAGTTGCTCAAGGATATGCCCATCTACCTGGAGCGTTCCATTTGTGGTCTGGTTTTTCGGACCGGTCAACCCTATCGCACCGGTTTCTTATTGCAAGACCCATTGGCTCAGGCGGATGCGGTGGCGTTGTTGGGTAATGACGAGCGGGCTATGATCTGCGCGCCGCTGCGTATTGAACAAAACATTGTTGGCGTGATGTTAATTGCGCGGTATAGTGATCAACCTTTCTCCGTGGATGATGAAAGATCGCTGATGGCAATGGCCGAAATTGCCGGCAGCGCCCTTCATCGCGCTGCCGTTTTGGATACGTTGGAAGAGCGGGTACGCGCGCGTACACAGGAACTGGCCCAGGCCAACGAACGGCTGCAAGAATTAGACCACATGAAATCCCGGTTCATCCACGATGTCTCCCACGAACTGCGTACGCCCATTTCCAATCTGGGGCTGTACCTGCATTTGTTGGCGGAAGGCGCGCCGGAAAAACGGGCGCATTATGTGTCTGTGCTGCAAAAACAGGTGCTCCGCCTCAGCCAACTGGTGGAAGATGTGTTGCAGATTTCCCGCCTGGATCGGGATAGAGAGATGGCGTTCGACTGGGTCAATTTGCCCGAAATGGCTGATAGAGTTGCGCGACAATTCGAGGAGAAGAATGTCGTTGACGCGCCATTGCGGGTGAAAATCGACGCCACCCCGATCAACGTTTGGGGTAGCGCCAATTTGCTGGCGGAAATGCTCGGCCACCTGATCAACAATGCCATCGCCTACACGCCCCAGGGTGAAATACATGTCCACGCCGGATATGATGCCGGCAGGCAGCAAGCCTTCATCCGGGTCGCCGACACAGGTATGGGCATCCCTCCCGAAGATATGCCCCACCTGTTTCAACGCTTCTACCGTGGGCGGCGCGCCAGCCAATCCCACATTCGCGGTTCTGGCCTGGGGCTGGCTATTGCCAAAGAGATTGTTGATCGTCACCAGGGCAACATTGAGGTAGACAGCCACGTTGACACCGGCTCCACGTTTACCGTTTGGTTGCCCACCACCGCGCGGCAGCAGAACAAGCAACAGCCAACAGTCAACGGTCAACCGAAGTAA
- the ade gene encoding adenine deaminase, protein MNRKKWQDIARDLVDVAMGRKPADMVICNGRWVNVHSGEIIPGTDVAISGGRIAYVGPAADHAIGPHTRVIAAHGRYLVPGLCDAHMHVESGMVTVTEFARAVIPHGTTSMFIDPHEIANVLGLPGVRLMHDEAASLPINVYVQMPSCVPSAPGLETPGASIGPAEVAEAMSWPGIIGLGEMMNFPGVFLSDEKMHAEMAATMNAGKVIGGHYASLDLGLPFHGYVAGGPADDHEGTRLEDGIARVRQGMKAMLRLGSAWYDVASQVKAITEMGLDSRNFILCTDDSHSGTLVHEGHMNRVVRHAIAQGLRPITAIQMATLNTALHFGVEKDIGSITPGRYADIVISSDLATLPIEIVISNGVVIAENGRLTAELPPYNYPAFAKGTVKLGKTLTAADFDVPAPADAATVMVRTIGVVENQAPTRALQHTLPVSSGLIQMDAAQDVCQIALVERHRATGGVTNGFVHGFRFNVPCAVATTVAHDSHHMIVVGTDKADMARAANRLGEVGGGVVVYREGAEIALVELPIAGLMSDERAEIVADKAAGMVRAMQDCGCDVHNAYMQLSLLALVVIPELRISDLGLVDVTQFAFTPLVVA, encoded by the coding sequence ATGAATCGAAAAAAATGGCAAGATATCGCCCGCGATCTGGTGGATGTGGCTATGGGGCGCAAGCCTGCTGACATGGTCATCTGCAATGGTCGTTGGGTGAACGTCCACAGCGGTGAAATTATCCCCGGTACGGATGTCGCCATTTCCGGCGGGCGTATCGCCTACGTCGGACCTGCCGCCGATCACGCCATCGGCCCGCACACGCGCGTCATTGCCGCGCATGGGCGGTATCTCGTCCCCGGCCTGTGCGACGCGCACATGCACGTGGAAAGTGGCATGGTGACGGTAACGGAGTTTGCCCGCGCCGTTATCCCCCACGGCACGACCAGCATGTTTATTGACCCGCACGAGATCGCCAATGTTCTTGGCCTTCCCGGCGTACGCCTGATGCACGATGAAGCGGCCTCTTTGCCCATCAACGTTTATGTGCAGATGCCCAGTTGCGTGCCCAGTGCGCCTGGCCTGGAGACACCAGGGGCAAGCATTGGCCCGGCGGAGGTGGCGGAAGCGATGTCCTGGCCGGGGATTATTGGCCTGGGGGAGATGATGAATTTCCCCGGCGTTTTTCTGAGTGATGAGAAGATGCATGCGGAGATGGCGGCGACGATGAATGCCGGCAAAGTCATTGGCGGCCACTATGCATCACTCGACCTCGGCCTTCCCTTCCATGGCTACGTCGCCGGTGGCCCCGCCGACGACCACGAAGGTACGCGCCTGGAAGATGGCATCGCCCGCGTGCGCCAGGGCATGAAAGCCATGCTCCGGCTCGGCTCCGCCTGGTACGACGTCGCCAGCCAGGTCAAAGCCATCACCGAAATGGGGCTAGACAGTCGCAACTTCATCCTCTGCACCGACGACAGCCATTCGGGCACACTCGTCCACGAAGGGCACATGAACCGCGTCGTGCGTCACGCCATTGCCCAGGGATTGCGCCCCATCACCGCCATCCAGATGGCGACGCTCAACACTGCGCTCCATTTTGGCGTGGAGAAGGACATCGGCAGTATCACGCCGGGGCGCTACGCGGACATCGTCATCAGCAGCGACCTGGCCACCCTGCCCATCGAAATCGTCATCAGCAACGGCGTCGTCATCGCCGAAAATGGCCGCCTGACCGCCGAGCTGCCTCCCTACAACTATCCCGCCTTTGCCAAAGGGACGGTGAAGTTGGGCAAGACATTGACCGCCGCCGATTTTGACGTGCCCGCGCCCGCGGATGCCGCGACAGTGATGGTGCGCACCATTGGCGTGGTCGAAAATCAGGCCCCCACACGCGCCTTGCAGCATACCTTGCCCGTTTCATCAGGCCTGATCCAGATGGACGCCGCGCAGGATGTGTGCCAGATTGCCCTGGTGGAGCGCCACCGCGCCACGGGTGGCGTCACCAATGGCTTTGTCCACGGTTTTCGTTTCAACGTGCCCTGCGCCGTCGCCACCACTGTGGCCCACGACAGCCACCATATGATCGTCGTGGGCACGGATAAGGCGGACATGGCCCGCGCCGCCAATCGCCTTGGTGAGGTGGGGGGCGGGGTGGTGGTTTACCGGGAGGGAGCGGAAATCGCCCTGGTCGAGCTGCCCATTGCCGGGCTGATGTCGGATGAACGAGCGGAAATCGTCGCGGACAAGGCGGCGGGAATGGTGCGCGCCATGCAGGACTGTGGCTGCGATGTCCATAACGCCTACATGCAGTTGAGCCTGTTGGCGCTGGTCGTCATCCCCGAACTGCGCATCTCAGACCTGGGGCTGGTGGATGTAACCCAATTCGCCTTTACGCCCCTGGTCGTCGCCTGA
- a CDS encoding cupin domain-containing protein, with product MNKVNLAQKFTLFDDYWHPRIVGELNESYVKIARLWGPFVWHQHEQEDELFLVLKGRLLLRFRDSEVWLEPGEFCIVPRGVEHLPVAEEEVHVLLLEPKTTLNTGSIQNERTVAELSWL from the coding sequence ATGAACAAAGTCAACCTGGCGCAAAAATTCACGCTCTTTGATGATTATTGGCATCCCAGAATCGTAGGAGAGTTAAACGAGAGTTATGTCAAAATCGCCCGATTGTGGGGACCGTTTGTCTGGCATCAGCATGAGCAGGAAGATGAGTTGTTCCTGGTGTTGAAAGGGCGACTGCTGCTGCGCTTCCGCGACAGTGAAGTCTGGTTGGAGCCGGGAGAGTTTTGCATTGTGCCTCGTGGCGTGGAGCATTTGCCCGTGGCGGAGGAGGAGGTACACGTCTTGTTGCTGGAACCGAAAACGACGTTGAACACGGGCAGCATCCAGAACGAACGCACTGTTGCTGAATTATCGTGGTTGTAG
- a CDS encoding endonuclease translates to MSKYEQIIEWIFSRNYTPHRVLVPFNRDELARASTALGFARIKNLGDIPYAFRFRRDLPETIQSTAPAGAEWIIVGMGVGEYAFRLASPGKIEPGAHYYPIKLPDATPEIVRQYAPGTDEQALLTRARYNRLVDLFTGLTCYSIQNHLRTTVSYIGQVEVDEIYVGMNKRGTHFVLPCQAKSPGDRFGIAQVMQDMALCKERYPAAICRPIALQFMDENNVALLELTIREENDVLMPNTVDEKHYQLVNRSRIADEELMGLKEQEGRYLVDGSV, encoded by the coding sequence ATGAGCAAATACGAGCAAATCATTGAGTGGATTTTCTCAAGAAACTACACACCGCATCGTGTCCTCGTGCCCTTTAATCGAGACGAATTAGCCCGCGCTTCAACGGCATTGGGATTTGCCCGCATTAAAAACCTTGGTGATATTCCGTACGCATTCCGGTTTCGCCGCGACTTGCCAGAAACAATTCAATCCACAGCACCGGCTGGCGCGGAGTGGATAATCGTGGGGATGGGCGTGGGTGAATACGCTTTTCGCCTGGCAAGCCCAGGGAAAATTGAGCCTGGTGCGCACTACTATCCGATCAAGCTGCCTGACGCAACACCAGAAATCGTACGACAATATGCTCCGGGGACCGATGAACAAGCGTTGTTGACACGTGCCCGATACAACCGCCTGGTTGACCTTTTTACCGGATTAACGTGCTACTCTATTCAAAATCATCTACGCACAACGGTCTCCTACATCGGGCAGGTGGAAGTGGATGAAATCTATGTGGGTATGAACAAACGAGGAACCCATTTTGTGCTACCTTGTCAGGCAAAGTCGCCTGGCGACAGATTTGGTATTGCCCAAGTTATGCAAGACATGGCGCTGTGTAAGGAACGGTATCCCGCGGCAATTTGCCGACCCATTGCCCTGCAATTTATGGACGAGAATAATGTTGCTCTATTGGAGTTGACAATCCGTGAAGAAAACGACGTCCTGATGCCAAATACGGTTGATGAAAAGCATTATCAACTTGTAAACCGTTCCCGGATAGCTGACGAGGAACTGATGGGGCTTAAAGAACAAGAAGGCCGCTACCTTGTGGATGGATCAGTCTAA
- a CDS encoding DNA methyltransferase — protein sequence MAFHYEQQPLPLLEWSPEIGKLVNADAITNHDNVLQTIDKPFHDWYRFVLSFPPHLVRDYLRDFDLQAGSIVLDPFCGTGTTLVEAKLNQIPSIGIEANPFAHFASCVKTNWNINPQYLESFVEEIAAETYTTLLQEGIDDRELTCDPAATLSTLKPQAMRAIIKNSISPLPLHKTLTLLDKLNTHRQSPAYQYGLLALGNALTTTIGNLRFGPEVGVGKIKSDIPVVAVWQHEMQKMLRDLRHIEGADFPTAQVHLGDARQVSDLIPPNSIDAVITSPPYPNEKDYTRTTRLESVLLGFFTDMAQLRTHKKRLLRSNTRGVYKYDNDDEWIKKNRRIQAIAEEIENRRIELGKTSGFERLYARVARLYFGGMAKHLSKLTKVLKPNARLAYVVGDQASYLRVMIRTGELLAEIACEIGYEVERIDLFRTRFATATQTELREEVVVLHWTGESKHS from the coding sequence ATGGCATTTCATTACGAGCAGCAGCCCCTCCCTTTACTGGAATGGTCGCCTGAAATAGGCAAACTCGTTAACGCTGACGCTATTACTAATCATGATAATGTACTACAAACAATTGATAAACCATTTCATGATTGGTATCGTTTTGTTCTCTCCTTCCCGCCACATCTTGTTCGGGATTATCTTCGTGATTTTGACCTACAAGCGGGAAGTATTGTCCTGGACCCGTTCTGTGGGACCGGGACAACCCTTGTAGAAGCGAAATTAAACCAGATTCCTTCAATTGGCATTGAGGCAAACCCCTTTGCCCATTTTGCGTCCTGCGTCAAGACCAACTGGAACATCAATCCCCAATATCTTGAATCATTTGTAGAGGAAATCGCAGCAGAGACCTATACCACGCTTTTGCAGGAAGGAATAGATGACAGGGAATTGACGTGTGATCCAGCCGCGACCCTCTCCACATTGAAACCTCAGGCGATGCGGGCCATTATCAAGAATTCGATAAGTCCCCTTCCGTTACATAAAACCTTGACGCTGCTAGACAAATTGAATACACATCGTCAATCACCCGCTTATCAATATGGATTACTGGCATTAGGCAATGCACTAACAACGACCATTGGCAATCTCAGGTTTGGTCCAGAAGTAGGCGTGGGCAAAATCAAGTCCGATATACCCGTGGTCGCTGTCTGGCAACATGAAATGCAAAAAATGCTGCGCGACTTGCGCCATATAGAGGGTGCGGATTTCCCTACAGCCCAAGTTCATCTTGGGGACGCTCGCCAGGTAAGCGATCTTATCCCTCCAAATTCCATTGACGCCGTTATTACGTCGCCACCTTATCCCAATGAAAAGGATTATACTCGTACCACACGCCTTGAATCCGTCTTGCTTGGGTTTTTCACGGACATGGCACAACTACGAACTCACAAGAAACGACTTCTCAGGTCAAATACGCGCGGTGTGTACAAGTATGATAATGATGATGAGTGGATAAAGAAGAATCGTAGGATTCAGGCTATTGCGGAAGAAATCGAAAATCGAAGAATTGAACTTGGTAAGACATCGGGTTTTGAGAGACTCTATGCGCGCGTTGCCAGATTGTACTTTGGTGGTATGGCAAAACATCTTTCGAAACTAACCAAAGTGCTTAAGCCCAATGCCAGATTAGCTTATGTCGTAGGAGACCAGGCATCTTATCTGAGAGTCATGATCAGAACCGGTGAACTCCTTGCAGAGATTGCGTGCGAAATTGGCTATGAAGTAGAACGAATAGATCTTTTCAGAACAAGATTTGCCACTGCTACGCAAACTGAATTGCGCGAGGAGGTTGTCGTTTTACATTGGACGGGAGAATCAAAACATAGTTGA